A genome region from Nocardiopsis exhalans includes the following:
- a CDS encoding acyl-CoA dehydrogenase family protein gives MEHHFGDGRHEALRKSVREFAEREVAPRVPEMERSRSVDHELSRLIAEQGWIGATVGQEHGGMGLGHLAKTIIIEEISRVSGAMGAMVQASQLGVAKIVHFGDEAQRRTWLPEVAAGRCLPTIAVTEYGSGGHVLGMTTSAVRDGDDYVLNGQKVFVGNSHVGDLHGVVVRTGTGSRGLSAFLVESDRPGFSLGEHQGTMGLHGFSFGELLFEDCRVPAANMLGAEGDGLSVAYSSSVLYGRANLAAVALGIHRALVEETSAYASEVFRYGKPLAEVPSVKLKLGQMQSRLMMATLSLYHAVSLLDQGRPCDHELINAKLVNVEYALDTARNAMEVHAAQGLYTHRPIERYLRDAHHIFAPAGTSDVQLLRLGEAALGVDRGQWSDRLSERITEHLAVPVG, from the coding sequence GTGGAGCATCACTTCGGCGACGGACGGCACGAGGCGCTGCGCAAGTCGGTACGGGAGTTCGCGGAGCGGGAGGTGGCTCCCCGGGTTCCGGAGATGGAGCGCTCGCGCAGTGTTGATCACGAGCTCTCGCGGTTGATCGCGGAGCAGGGGTGGATCGGGGCCACCGTCGGGCAGGAGCACGGCGGGATGGGGCTGGGACACCTGGCCAAGACGATCATCATCGAGGAGATCTCGCGGGTCAGCGGTGCCATGGGCGCGATGGTGCAGGCCTCGCAGCTGGGGGTCGCCAAGATCGTGCACTTCGGGGACGAGGCGCAGCGCCGGACCTGGCTGCCCGAGGTCGCGGCCGGGCGCTGCCTGCCCACCATCGCGGTGACCGAGTACGGCTCCGGCGGGCACGTCCTGGGCATGACCACCAGTGCGGTGCGTGACGGCGACGACTACGTCCTGAACGGGCAGAAGGTCTTCGTGGGCAACAGCCACGTGGGCGACCTGCACGGCGTGGTCGTCCGGACGGGGACCGGTTCGCGGGGGCTGTCCGCCTTCCTGGTGGAGTCCGACCGGCCCGGGTTCTCCCTGGGCGAGCACCAGGGCACCATGGGCCTGCACGGGTTCAGCTTCGGCGAGCTGCTCTTCGAGGACTGCCGGGTGCCCGCCGCGAACATGCTCGGCGCGGAGGGCGACGGGCTGTCGGTGGCCTACTCGTCGAGCGTCCTGTACGGGCGCGCCAACCTCGCCGCGGTGGCTCTGGGCATCCACCGGGCCCTGGTGGAGGAGACCAGCGCCTACGCCTCGGAGGTGTTCCGCTACGGCAAACCGCTGGCCGAGGTGCCGTCGGTGAAGCTGAAGCTGGGGCAGATGCAGTCCCGGCTGATGATGGCGACGCTGTCGCTCTACCACGCGGTCTCGCTGCTGGACCAGGGGCGGCCCTGCGACCACGAGCTGATCAACGCCAAGCTGGTGAACGTGGAGTACGCCCTGGACACCGCCCGGAACGCGATGGAGGTGCACGCGGCCCAGGGGCTGTACACGCACCGCCCGATCGAGCGGTACCTGCGGGACGCGCACCACATCTTCGCTCCGGCTGGCACGTCGGACGTCCAGCTGCTGCGGCTGGGCGAGGCGGCCCTGGGCGTGGACCGGGGTCAGTGGTCCGACCGCCTCTCCGAGCGCATCACCGAACACCTAGCGGTGCCGGTCGGTTAG
- a CDS encoding ribonucleoside-diphosphate reductase subunit alpha produces the protein MTLDVEAVPASVRPEPTSGGGAPAAIDRIERVVTEACARLTGVSADKVLTEARRGFYPGISDSEVELALVMAARSFVEIDPNYSYVAARLLLDKLRTEALSFVGGEAETATQSDMDERYASYLGAYVGRGITLGQLDPALAQFDLERLGKALHADRDEQFTFLGLQTLYDRYFLHSDDVRYELPQAFFMRVAMGLALNEDDREARAIEFYELLSSFDFMASTPTLFNSGTVRAQLSSCFLTTVGDDLHDIFHGISNNAMLSKYSGGLGNDWTPVRGLGSHIKGTNGKSQGVVPFLKIANDTAVAVNQGGKRKGAVCAYLETWHIDIEEFLDLRKNTGDERRRTHDMNTANWVPDLFMQRVEQGGSWTLFSPDEVPDLHDKYGRDFVEAYEKYEADAEAGRIKVSKKMPAVDLWRRMLTMLFETGHPWITFKDPSNLRSPQQHNGVVHSSNLCTEITLNTSKDEVAVCNLGSVNLPQHVGPNGIDVERLRRTVRTAVRMLDNVIDVNFYTIPEARRANMRHRPVGLGLMGFQDALFKIRTPFASEGAVTFADESMELISYYAIEASMELAGERGSYESFDGSLWSRGILPIDSLRLLAESRGGDLDMDRGETLDWDSLRERVKSNGMRNSNVMAIAPTATIANITGVSQSIEPVYRNLFVKSNMSGDFTVVNDYLVRDLKERGLWDDDMVSALKMHDGSLGDIDRVPDDLKALYATAFEVDPDWLVDAGSRRQKWIDQAQSLNLYMGAPSGRKLDALYRRAWRSGLKTTYYLRSQSATHVEKSTLKGTDGRLNAVSSGPAAAAAPVAAPVPAAPAPVAEPVTPEDEFEIVDGQACGIEDPECEACQ, from the coding sequence ATGACCCTTGACGTCGAAGCCGTGCCCGCATCCGTTCGGCCCGAGCCGACCAGCGGCGGTGGCGCCCCCGCCGCCATCGACCGGATCGAGCGCGTCGTAACCGAGGCCTGCGCGCGGCTCACCGGTGTTTCGGCGGACAAGGTCCTCACCGAGGCGCGGCGGGGCTTCTACCCCGGGATCTCCGACTCCGAGGTCGAGCTGGCCCTGGTCATGGCCGCCCGCAGCTTCGTCGAGATCGACCCGAACTACTCCTACGTGGCCGCCCGCCTGCTGCTGGACAAGCTCCGCACCGAGGCCCTGAGCTTCGTCGGCGGCGAGGCCGAGACCGCCACCCAGTCCGACATGGACGAGCGCTACGCCAGCTACCTGGGCGCCTACGTCGGCCGCGGCATCACCCTGGGCCAGCTGGACCCGGCGCTGGCCCAGTTCGACCTGGAGCGCCTGGGCAAGGCCCTGCACGCCGACCGCGACGAGCAGTTCACCTTCCTCGGTCTCCAGACCCTGTACGACCGCTACTTCCTGCACAGCGACGACGTCCGCTACGAGCTCCCGCAGGCGTTCTTCATGCGCGTCGCGATGGGCCTGGCGCTCAACGAGGACGACCGCGAGGCCCGCGCCATCGAGTTCTACGAGCTGCTGAGCTCGTTCGACTTCATGGCCTCCACCCCCACCCTGTTCAACTCGGGCACGGTCCGCGCGCAGCTGTCGTCCTGCTTCCTGACCACGGTCGGCGACGACCTGCACGACATCTTCCACGGCATCAGCAACAACGCCATGCTGTCCAAGTACTCGGGCGGTCTGGGCAACGACTGGACCCCGGTCCGCGGCCTGGGCTCGCACATCAAGGGCACCAACGGCAAGAGCCAGGGCGTCGTCCCGTTCCTGAAGATCGCCAACGACACCGCCGTGGCGGTCAACCAGGGCGGCAAGCGCAAGGGCGCGGTCTGCGCCTACCTGGAGACCTGGCACATCGACATCGAGGAATTCCTCGACCTGCGCAAGAACACCGGTGACGAGCGCCGCCGCACCCACGACATGAACACCGCGAACTGGGTTCCGGACCTGTTCATGCAGCGTGTGGAGCAGGGCGGCAGCTGGACCCTGTTCTCCCCGGACGAGGTCCCCGACCTGCACGACAAGTACGGCAGGGACTTCGTCGAGGCCTACGAGAAGTACGAGGCCGACGCCGAGGCCGGCCGCATCAAGGTCTCCAAGAAGATGCCCGCCGTGGACCTGTGGCGCCGCATGCTCACCATGCTGTTCGAGACCGGCCACCCGTGGATCACCTTCAAGGACCCGTCCAACCTGCGCTCGCCGCAGCAGCACAACGGTGTGGTGCACTCCTCCAACCTGTGCACCGAGATCACGCTGAACACCAGCAAGGACGAGGTCGCGGTCTGCAACCTCGGCTCGGTGAACCTGCCCCAGCACGTGGGCCCGAACGGCATCGACGTCGAGCGCCTGCGCCGCACCGTCCGTACCGCCGTGCGCATGCTGGACAACGTCATCGACGTGAACTTCTACACGATCCCCGAGGCGCGCCGCGCGAACATGCGCCACCGCCCGGTCGGTCTGGGCCTCATGGGCTTCCAGGACGCGCTGTTCAAGATCCGCACCCCGTTCGCCTCCGAGGGCGCGGTGACCTTCGCGGACGAGAGCATGGAGCTGATCAGCTACTACGCCATCGAGGCGTCCATGGAGCTGGCCGGCGAGCGCGGTTCGTACGAGAGCTTCGACGGCTCGCTGTGGAGCCGGGGCATCCTGCCCATCGACTCGCTGCGCCTGCTGGCCGAGTCCCGCGGCGGCGACCTGGACATGGACCGCGGCGAGACCCTGGACTGGGACTCCCTGCGTGAGCGCGTCAAGAGCAACGGGATGCGCAACTCCAACGTCATGGCGATCGCGCCCACCGCGACCATCGCCAACATCACCGGCGTCAGCCAGTCGATCGAGCCGGTCTACCGGAACCTGTTCGTGAAGTCGAACATGTCCGGCGACTTCACCGTGGTCAACGACTACCTGGTCCGCGACCTCAAGGAGCGCGGTCTCTGGGACGACGACATGGTGTCCGCGCTGAAGATGCACGACGGCAGCCTCGGCGACATCGACCGCGTCCCGGACGACCTCAAGGCCCTGTACGCCACCGCGTTCGAGGTCGACCCCGACTGGCTGGTGGACGCCGGTTCGCGCCGCCAGAAGTGGATCGACCAGGCCCAGTCGCTGAACCTGTACATGGGTGCCCCCAGCGGCAGGAAGCTGGACGCCCTGTACCGCCGCGCCTGGCGCTCCGGTCTCAAGACCACCTACTACCTGCGTTCGCAGAGCGCCACCCACGTGGAGAAGAGCACGCTCAAGGGCACGGACGGCCGCCTCAACGCGGTGTCGTCCGGTCCGGCGGCCGCAGCCGCTCCCGTGGCCGCCCCGGTGCCCGCCGCCCCGGCCCCGGTGGCCGAGCCCGTGACGCCCGAGGACGAGTTCGAGATCGTCGACGGACAGGCGTGCGGCATCGAGGACCCCGAGTGCGAGGCCTGCCAGTAA
- a CDS encoding ribonucleotide-diphosphate reductase subunit beta — MTAVSENSAAATSGLGEIERDAERVNVDDKSMINARADVNQLLPLKYTWAWEKYLSGCNNHWMPTEVAMQADIALWKSKDGLTEDERLMLKRNLGFFATAESLVANNIVLAVYRQLTNPECRQYLLRQAFEEAVHTHTFQYICESLGLDEGELFNMYREVPSITAKDAWALKYTQNLENPEFRTGTPEADQAFLRDLVAFYVIFEGMWFYTGFAQILSLGRRNKMVGIAEQYQYILRDESIHLNFGIDVINQIKIENPHLWTEEFQAEVRQMLTDACELEVAYGRETMPRGVLGLNSELCEKYMHFITDRRAEQIGLAPIFGETENPFPWMSEMMDLQKEKNFFETRVIEYQTGGGLDWD, encoded by the coding sequence ATGACCGCGGTTTCCGAGAACAGCGCCGCAGCCACCAGTGGCCTCGGCGAGATCGAGCGCGACGCCGAGCGCGTGAACGTCGACGACAAGTCGATGATCAACGCCCGCGCCGACGTCAACCAGCTGCTGCCCCTCAAGTACACGTGGGCGTGGGAGAAGTACCTGTCCGGGTGCAACAACCACTGGATGCCCACCGAGGTGGCCATGCAGGCCGACATCGCGCTGTGGAAGTCCAAGGACGGGCTGACCGAGGACGAGCGCCTCATGCTCAAGCGCAACCTGGGGTTCTTCGCCACCGCGGAGTCCCTGGTCGCCAACAACATCGTCCTGGCCGTGTACCGCCAGCTGACCAACCCGGAGTGCCGCCAGTACCTGCTGCGCCAGGCCTTCGAGGAGGCGGTGCACACGCACACCTTCCAGTACATCTGCGAGAGCCTCGGCCTGGACGAGGGCGAGCTCTTCAACATGTACCGCGAGGTCCCCTCGATCACCGCCAAGGACGCCTGGGCGCTCAAGTACACCCAGAACCTGGAGAACCCGGAGTTCCGCACCGGCACGCCCGAGGCCGACCAGGCCTTCCTGCGTGACCTGGTCGCGTTCTACGTGATCTTCGAGGGCATGTGGTTCTACACCGGCTTCGCGCAGATCCTGTCGCTGGGCCGCCGCAACAAGATGGTCGGTATCGCCGAGCAGTACCAGTACATCCTGCGCGACGAGTCGATCCACCTGAACTTCGGCATCGACGTGATCAACCAGATCAAGATCGAGAACCCGCACCTGTGGACCGAGGAGTTCCAGGCCGAGGTGCGGCAGATGCTCACCGACGCCTGCGAGCTCGAGGTCGCCTACGGCCGCGAGACCATGCCGCGCGGTGTGCTGGGCCTCAACTCCGAGCTGTGCGAGAAGTACATGCACTTCATCACCGACCGCCGCGCCGAGCAGATCGGCCTGGCGCCGATCTTCGGCGAGACGGAGAACCCGTTCCCGTGGATGTCGGAGATGATGGACCTCCAGAAGGAGAAGAACTTCTTCGAGACCCGAGTGATCGAGTACCAGACGGGTGGCGGCCTGGACTGGGACTAG
- a CDS encoding sigma-70 family RNA polymerase sigma factor: protein MTDAEGEHTDTLVGDAEIIERVKAGDNAAYGTLYERHAAAARGLARQLLRGEAEVEDAVAEAFTKVLSVIQRGGGPSDAFRPYLLTAVRNAAYDRGRGEKRQVVTDDMESYDSGEPFVDPALEGLERSLIARAFLSLPERWQSVLWHTEIEGAKPSEAASILGMNANGVAALAYRAREGLRQAYLQMHLEGGGAAEACRPTLGLLGAYVRGGLSKRDTTKVDRHMDDCADCREVYAELMDVNVGLRGIVLPLVVGFGATGYLAATPGGAATGAWWNRMSRRQQQTTAGAVAAAGLAVAVALALVGGEGAPPTDPPPVAAPQDQPPAGDPPAAGDPPADPPGQDPADPDAPAPQPVPGAPADIPAASIPSPSSPAAPPAAPDPPDPDAPEAPQAPQPPQPPEPPEPPEAPEEPQPVFAAGIDPVGALIPGNDGIMVLDVLNLGAATLGDVVAAITLPPGVEMISSGGAGNAVPMAVGHGDWGCSAGSGGGECVRTGMEEGENSTQFFDVRVSSDADVNVPASVVISSGEVSYQAVGERGVTPEGIAARYATAGQVRTEAVGNALLTCTEPDPPQGGWPWPWWGWPGGSGDSGDAGDPGGQGDLLDERPMAPPGPESPEEHDADLRRAPVDTGASGAGVGDGVGDPLGEDGLLGGSGGGSDNDSPGGSPGSSEGGSEGGTSEGTEEGGSEGGAGAGGGGSGDTPGTGTPDDPSAIPEDGYGEEEEEEKSGPCADARERVGDKLDNDNWVMAPLDRDWDPTTTSSSSATWELPAGGSVRWAGLYFSAAGEPGAPTARVKGPGMAAYTTVTATDTRVAELPGYPAYQAFADVTELVRAGGGGEWWVSDIPAREGRGVHAGWSLVVVLEDPAIEGYHQAMVLDETTAVFQNETGARFPVSGLLPESVPARFHVVAWEGDADLGGDRVLVSGDPVAPSGGHGSVDNAFVSSARGAVGDPMTFGTDVVRFDAVLGRETDIRIPSGQDAVLVGVVALTAPMRA from the coding sequence GTGACCGACGCCGAAGGTGAGCACACAGACACACTCGTCGGTGACGCGGAGATCATCGAGCGGGTGAAGGCCGGCGACAACGCCGCCTACGGAACCCTCTACGAACGCCATGCCGCCGCCGCCCGCGGCCTGGCCCGCCAGCTGCTGCGCGGTGAGGCCGAGGTCGAGGACGCGGTCGCCGAGGCGTTCACCAAGGTGCTCAGCGTCATCCAGCGCGGCGGCGGCCCCAGCGACGCCTTCCGCCCCTACCTGCTGACCGCGGTCCGCAACGCCGCCTACGACCGGGGCCGGGGGGAGAAACGCCAGGTCGTCACGGACGACATGGAGAGCTACGACTCCGGCGAACCCTTCGTCGACCCGGCGCTGGAGGGCCTCGAACGCTCGCTGATCGCCCGCGCCTTCCTCTCGCTGCCCGAGCGCTGGCAGTCCGTGCTCTGGCACACGGAGATCGAGGGGGCCAAGCCCTCCGAGGCCGCGAGCATCCTCGGAATGAACGCCAACGGCGTGGCCGCCCTGGCCTACCGGGCGCGCGAGGGCCTGCGCCAGGCCTACCTCCAGATGCACCTGGAGGGCGGCGGCGCGGCGGAGGCCTGCCGACCCACGCTCGGCCTGCTCGGCGCCTACGTCCGCGGCGGTCTGTCCAAGCGCGACACCACCAAGGTCGACCGGCACATGGACGACTGCGCGGACTGCCGCGAGGTGTACGCGGAGCTGATGGACGTCAACGTCGGGCTGCGCGGGATCGTCCTTCCGCTGGTGGTCGGCTTCGGTGCCACGGGCTACCTCGCCGCGACCCCGGGCGGGGCCGCGACCGGCGCCTGGTGGAACCGGATGTCCCGCCGCCAGCAGCAGACCACGGCCGGGGCCGTGGCTGCCGCGGGCCTGGCTGTCGCGGTCGCGCTCGCCCTGGTCGGCGGGGAGGGCGCACCGCCGACCGACCCTCCGCCTGTGGCAGCACCCCAGGACCAGCCGCCCGCGGGGGACCCGCCCGCCGCCGGTGACCCTCCGGCCGATCCGCCCGGGCAGGACCCGGCGGACCCGGACGCCCCGGCGCCCCAACCCGTGCCCGGGGCGCCCGCGGACATCCCGGCGGCCTCGATCCCGAGCCCGTCGTCCCCGGCCGCGCCCCCGGCGGCGCCGGACCCGCCTGACCCGGACGCCCCCGAGGCCCCCCAAGCCCCACAGCCTCCACAGCCCCCCGAGCCCCCCGAGCCCCCCGAGGCGCCCGAGGAACCCCAGCCGGTGTTCGCGGCGGGCATCGACCCGGTCGGGGCGCTGATCCCGGGCAACGACGGGATCATGGTCCTGGACGTGCTCAACCTGGGGGCGGCCACCCTCGGGGACGTGGTCGCGGCCATCACCCTGCCGCCCGGGGTGGAGATGATCTCCTCCGGCGGCGCGGGCAACGCCGTCCCGATGGCGGTCGGCCACGGCGACTGGGGCTGCTCGGCGGGCAGCGGCGGCGGCGAGTGCGTGCGCACCGGTATGGAGGAAGGGGAGAACAGCACCCAGTTCTTCGACGTCCGGGTGTCGTCCGACGCCGACGTGAACGTGCCCGCCAGCGTGGTGATCTCCTCGGGCGAGGTGAGTTACCAGGCGGTCGGTGAGCGGGGGGTGACCCCGGAGGGCATCGCCGCCCGATACGCCACAGCGGGCCAGGTGCGTACGGAGGCCGTGGGTAACGCCCTGCTGACCTGCACCGAACCGGATCCGCCCCAGGGCGGTTGGCCCTGGCCCTGGTGGGGCTGGCCGGGCGGCTCGGGGGACTCTGGGGATGCGGGGGACCCGGGCGGCCAGGGGGACCTGCTGGACGAGCGCCCGATGGCACCGCCCGGGCCCGAGTCCCCAGAGGAGCACGACGCCGACCTGCGCCGGGCCCCCGTCGACACCGGTGCCTCCGGTGCCGGAGTGGGTGACGGGGTCGGTGATCCCCTTGGTGAGGATGGGCTTCTCGGTGGCTCCGGGGGCGGATCCGACAACGATTCCCCGGGCGGTTCCCCGGGCAGCTCCGAGGGCGGTTCCGAAGGCGGAACGTCGGAGGGCACCGAAGAGGGCGGCTCCGAGGGCGGTGCCGGGGCGGGCGGCGGCGGATCCGGGGACACACCCGGGACCGGAACCCCCGACGACCCCTCCGCCATCCCCGAGGACGGATACGGCGAGGAAGAGGAAGAGGAGAAGTCCGGGCCGTGCGCCGACGCGCGTGAGCGGGTCGGCGACAAGCTCGACAACGACAACTGGGTGATGGCCCCCCTCGACCGCGACTGGGACCCCACGACCACCTCTTCCAGCTCTGCCACCTGGGAACTCCCCGCCGGGGGTTCGGTGCGCTGGGCCGGGCTCTACTTCTCCGCGGCGGGCGAACCCGGTGCGCCCACCGCCCGGGTCAAGGGCCCGGGCATGGCCGCCTACACGACCGTCACGGCCACCGACACGCGGGTCGCCGAGCTCCCGGGCTACCCCGCCTACCAGGCGTTCGCCGACGTCACCGAGCTGGTCCGCGCAGGCGGCGGCGGTGAGTGGTGGGTCAGCGACATCCCCGCCAGGGAGGGCCGGGGTGTCCACGCGGGCTGGAGCCTGGTCGTGGTGCTGGAGGACCCGGCGATCGAGGGCTACCACCAGGCGATGGTGCTGGACGAGACCACCGCGGTCTTCCAGAACGAGACCGGGGCGCGGTTCCCGGTGTCCGGGCTGCTGCCGGAGTCGGTTCCGGCCCGGTTCCACGTGGTGGCCTGGGAGGGCGACGCCGACCTGGGCGGTGACCGGGTGCTGGTGTCCGGGGACCCGGTCGCGCCCTCGGGAGGACACGGCAGTGTCGACAACGCCTTCGTGAGCTCCGCGCGCGGCGCGGTGGGGGACCCGATGACTTTCGGGACTGACGTGGTCCGATTCGACGCGGTACTCGGCCGGGAAACGGATATCCGAATCCCGTCCGGTCAGGACGCGGTTCTGGTGGGGGTTGTCGCCCTCACGGCCCCGATGCGCGCCTGA
- a CDS encoding NYN domain-containing protein, which produces MDRCALFVDAGYLLADGAMAVHGTRNRDSVAWDYSGLVQFLNEVARDRTGLPLLRCYWYEAVADDRRAQEQDSIADIPGIKFRAARIRPGRREGVESYVQRDLTTLARTGVLCDAVLVSGDEDMASVVADVQDMGVRVTVVHISVEGNWTISRALRRECDDLIEIGAGHLRPHVSLLSGGGSTQETAAKTTTPFNNGRARSAPETPRQPAAAAANTGRVEPVNTSTGGLEAMFAGTGGQPVPQGSAMEQLRAMRRSIAQQRGVDHLAGPGAENASSGAIDVNGFPSGGQVPPGVNGNGSYPGASGANGAHSAPSTPNGHSANGHGANGHGPGGQGGYPASGTGGHQSMRGVDPGGYGIPGRPVPPQAQGQGQPQGPPMTGAQSSFSGTGPQASFAGTGPQRAFDAGTGPQASFADSQQGPPQRNTPPPQQDLRFGAGEDPGFGGGADANPTYGTSTETDAARRGGAAPRFGGRRPTGPEFDSRFGPAGYQEPSPSPGYGQQTGSAANTVDDAVHVAHKEGNDFAESIAREAPALWVEAVLARRPRMPSDLEARLLQGSSLPIDHLLRDEVRDGLRQGFWQALERARP; this is translated from the coding sequence GTGGACCGCTGCGCGTTGTTCGTCGACGCGGGATACCTTCTCGCCGACGGCGCGATGGCCGTACACGGAACCCGTAACCGGGACTCCGTCGCCTGGGACTACTCCGGCCTCGTCCAGTTCCTCAACGAGGTGGCACGGGACCGGACGGGGCTGCCGCTGCTGCGCTGCTACTGGTACGAGGCGGTCGCCGACGACAGGCGCGCCCAGGAGCAGGACAGCATCGCCGACATCCCCGGCATCAAGTTCCGAGCCGCCCGGATACGTCCGGGCCGCCGCGAGGGCGTGGAGAGCTACGTCCAGCGCGACCTCACCACCCTGGCCCGTACCGGCGTCCTGTGCGACGCGGTGCTGGTCAGCGGGGACGAGGACATGGCGTCCGTGGTCGCCGACGTCCAGGACATGGGTGTGCGCGTCACGGTCGTCCACATCTCGGTGGAGGGCAACTGGACCATCTCCCGCGCGCTGCGCCGGGAGTGCGACGACCTCATCGAGATCGGCGCCGGGCACCTGCGCCCGCACGTCAGCCTGCTCTCCGGCGGTGGCTCCACCCAGGAGACGGCCGCCAAGACGACCACCCCCTTCAACAACGGCCGCGCCCGCTCGGCGCCCGAGACGCCGCGCCAGCCCGCGGCGGCGGCCGCCAACACCGGCCGGGTCGAGCCGGTCAACACCTCCACCGGCGGCCTCGAGGCGATGTTCGCCGGAACCGGCGGTCAGCCCGTGCCCCAGGGCAGCGCCATGGAGCAGCTGCGTGCGATGCGCCGTTCGATAGCGCAACAGCGCGGCGTCGACCACCTGGCCGGACCGGGGGCGGAGAACGCCTCCTCCGGTGCGATCGACGTGAACGGCTTCCCCTCCGGCGGGCAGGTCCCGCCCGGTGTGAACGGCAACGGGTCCTACCCCGGTGCCTCCGGGGCCAACGGGGCGCACTCCGCCCCGAGCACGCCGAACGGACACAGCGCTAACGGACACGGCGCCAACGGACACGGTCCCGGCGGTCAGGGCGGCTACCCGGCCTCGGGAACCGGGGGACACCAGTCCATGCGCGGGGTCGACCCGGGCGGCTACGGGATCCCCGGAAGACCGGTGCCGCCACAGGCGCAGGGCCAGGGGCAGCCGCAGGGCCCGCCCATGACCGGCGCCCAGTCGTCCTTCAGCGGGACGGGGCCCCAGGCCTCCTTCGCCGGTACGGGGCCCCAGCGGGCCTTCGACGCCGGAACCGGGCCGCAGGCCTCGTTCGCCGACAGCCAGCAGGGCCCGCCGCAGAGAAACACGCCACCCCCCCAGCAGGATCTGAGGTTCGGAGCCGGCGAGGATCCGGGCTTCGGAGGTGGGGCGGACGCAAACCCTACCTATGGGACCAGTACGGAAACTGACGCCGCACGCCGCGGTGGCGCCGCACCCCGTTTCGGGGGAAGGCGACCTACTGGTCCCGAGTTCGACAGCCGATTCGGCCCCGCTGGATACCAGGAACCCAGTCCCAGTCCTGGATATGGCCAGCAGACGGGCTCCGCCGCGAATACCGTTGATGACGCGGTGCATGTCGCGCACAAAGAAGGGAACGACTTCGCGGAGTCGATCGCACGTGAGGCGCCCGCCCTGTGGGTCGAGGCCGTGCTGGCACGGAGACCCCGGATGCCCTCCGACCTGGAGGCGCGCCTGCTTCAGGGTTCCTCACTCCCGATCGACCACCTGTTGCGCGACGAGGTCCGTGACGGACTACGTCAGGGGTTCTGGCAGGCGTTGGAGCGTGCCAGGCCCTGA
- a CDS encoding DUF397 domain-containing protein: protein MTEMRAGESQAFFGRWRKSQYSYDIGACCEVLNLKSGESFFRDSVHPEDARLGFDNREWSTFLAVSKGSF, encoded by the coding sequence ATGACCGAAATGCGCGCGGGGGAATCTCAGGCCTTCTTCGGCCGGTGGCGCAAGTCGCAGTACTCCTATGACATCGGGGCCTGCTGTGAGGTTCTCAACCTGAAGTCAGGGGAGTCGTTCTTCCGTGACTCGGTGCATCCCGAGGACGCCCGGCTGGGCTTCGACAACCGCGAGTGGAGCACCTTTCTCGCGGTTTCCAAGGGATCGTTCTGA